A genomic segment from Micromonospora echinaurantiaca encodes:
- a CDS encoding mandelate racemase/muconate lactonizing enzyme family protein, which translates to MTIAAVRTHRLSAPLHTPFVTALRRTTTVETLVVELVDGDGRSGFGEAPQVWQVTGASVAGAEACVKDLLGPMLTGRDPDDLVARCAEVQRAVAGNEAAKAAVDVALHDLAARRLGVPLVRLLGGTTLRVPTDVTLAAGDAVDLAAAARQRRAEGFGVLKLKVGIDAAGDLERVRAVRAAVGNGVRIRLDANQGWTPREAVRVIRGIEDAGLDVELVEQPVPRWDLDGLAWVSDRVQVPILADEAVFGVRDLVEVIRRRAADMVNVKLAKCGGLHPARTLLDLAAAHGLGTIVGSMMESQVGIGAAASLVAAYRTTAVSDLDAAWWLAWSPVRDGIRYDGATVVLPDAPGLGISTVTEAKVQSRS; encoded by the coding sequence ATGACGATCGCCGCGGTACGCACCCACCGGCTCAGCGCCCCCTTACACACCCCGTTCGTCACCGCGCTGCGCCGCACCACCACCGTGGAGACCCTGGTCGTCGAACTGGTCGACGGCGACGGCCGCTCCGGGTTCGGCGAGGCGCCGCAGGTCTGGCAGGTCACCGGCGCCTCGGTCGCCGGCGCCGAGGCGTGCGTAAAGGACCTGCTCGGGCCGATGCTCACCGGCCGGGACCCGGACGACCTGGTGGCCCGCTGCGCCGAGGTGCAACGGGCGGTGGCCGGCAACGAGGCCGCCAAGGCCGCCGTCGACGTGGCCCTGCACGACCTGGCCGCCCGGCGGCTCGGCGTACCGCTGGTGCGGCTGCTCGGCGGCACCACCCTGCGGGTGCCCACGGACGTCACGCTCGCCGCCGGCGACGCGGTGGACCTGGCGGCCGCGGCCCGGCAGCGCAGGGCCGAGGGGTTCGGGGTGCTCAAGCTCAAGGTGGGCATTGACGCCGCCGGCGACCTGGAGCGGGTCCGGGCGGTACGCGCCGCCGTCGGCAACGGGGTACGCATCCGGCTGGACGCCAACCAGGGCTGGACGCCCCGCGAGGCGGTCCGGGTGATCCGCGGCATCGAGGACGCCGGCCTCGACGTGGAACTGGTCGAACAGCCGGTGCCCCGGTGGGACCTGGACGGCCTGGCCTGGGTCAGTGACCGGGTGCAGGTGCCGATCCTCGCGGACGAGGCGGTCTTCGGCGTCCGCGACCTGGTGGAGGTGATCCGCCGCCGCGCGGCCGACATGGTCAACGTCAAGCTCGCCAAGTGCGGCGGTCTGCACCCGGCCCGGACCCTGCTCGACCTGGCCGCCGCGCACGGCCTCGGCACGATCGTCGGGTCCATGATGGAGAGCCAGGTGGGCATCGGGGCCGCGGCGAGCCTGGTCGCCGCCTACCGCACCACCGCCGTCTCCGACCTGGACGCGGCGTGGTGGCTGGCCTGGTCACCGGTGCGCGACGGGATCCGGTACGACGGCGCCACGGTGGTGCTGCCGGACGCGCCGGGCCTCGGAATCAGCACCGTCACTGAAGCAAAAGTGCAATCTCGTAGTTGA
- a CDS encoding tyrosine-protein phosphatase: MRERDWALVGAPNARDLGGMVGAGGRRVRPGVLIRTPALGRLTDEDLPVLAKLGPACVIDLRDHSEQAVAPPDRLPGEPRVLHLPVHDAEHPVFTYVSAVLLGHDLAAYAELARQGTPAAMAAIYRWFVSGAVARARFAEAVRAAARPENLPLLYHCSAGKDRTGWLTVVLLHALGVDEAVIRAEYLANNPLTASLREVILEAMRQRQPALDEAAVRPVLEVRPEYLDAAYGEVRRVHGSFGAYLRDGLGLTDEVIESLRAHLLE; this comes from the coding sequence GTGAGGGAACGCGACTGGGCACTGGTGGGCGCACCCAACGCGCGTGACCTCGGCGGCATGGTCGGCGCGGGCGGCCGGCGGGTGCGGCCCGGGGTGCTGATCCGCACCCCGGCGCTGGGCCGGCTCACCGACGAGGACCTGCCGGTGCTGGCCAAACTCGGCCCGGCCTGCGTGATCGACCTACGGGACCACTCGGAGCAGGCGGTCGCCCCGCCGGACCGGCTGCCCGGCGAGCCGCGGGTGCTGCACCTGCCGGTGCACGACGCGGAGCACCCGGTCTTCACGTACGTCTCGGCGGTGCTGCTCGGCCACGACCTGGCCGCGTACGCGGAACTGGCCCGGCAGGGCACGCCGGCGGCGATGGCCGCCATCTACCGCTGGTTCGTCAGCGGAGCGGTGGCCCGGGCCAGGTTCGCCGAGGCGGTGCGGGCGGCGGCCCGCCCGGAGAACCTGCCGTTGCTGTACCACTGCTCGGCGGGGAAGGACCGCACCGGCTGGCTGACCGTGGTGCTGCTGCACGCGCTCGGCGTGGACGAGGCGGTGATCCGGGCCGAGTACCTGGCGAACAACCCGCTGACCGCGAGCCTGCGGGAGGTGATCCTGGAGGCCATGCGGCAGCGGCAGCCGGCGCTGGACGAGGCGGCGGTGCGGCCGGTGCTGGAGGTGCGCCCCGAGTACCTCGACGCGGCGTACGGGGAGGTGCGCCGGGTGCACGGCTCGTTCGGGGCGTACCTGCGCGACGGGCTGGGGCTGACCGACGAGGTCATCGAGTCGCTGCGGGCGCACCTGCTGGAGTGA
- a CDS encoding lysoplasmalogenase: MPSSRTILTAFVVATAANLFANATGSDLGVLLSKPLLMPLLAAYLWRAAADRGVPATRLVLAALAFSTGGDVALLGDGTAAFLTGMALFLAAHLCYIAAFTRGGAAAALLRPPLVAVGVAYAVLTVAALAWMWGGLTDAGLAVPVAGYAAALATMAATAAAHGWRVGLGGALFLVSDLLIATGVAEVATLPGPPIWVMATYAAGQALIVTGWAARGTPHPAPVTPAGAPAATR; encoded by the coding sequence ATGCCCAGCAGCCGCACCATCCTGACCGCCTTCGTCGTGGCGACGGCGGCGAACCTGTTCGCCAACGCCACCGGCAGCGACCTCGGTGTGCTGCTCAGCAAGCCGCTGCTGATGCCGCTGCTGGCCGCGTACCTCTGGCGGGCTGCCGCCGACCGCGGCGTGCCCGCGACCCGGCTGGTCCTCGCCGCGCTGGCCTTCTCCACCGGCGGCGACGTCGCGCTGCTCGGCGACGGCACCGCCGCCTTCCTCACCGGCATGGCGCTCTTCCTCGCCGCGCACCTCTGCTACATCGCGGCCTTCACCCGCGGCGGCGCGGCGGCCGCGCTGCTCCGCCCGCCGCTGGTCGCCGTCGGCGTGGCCTACGCGGTGCTGACCGTCGCCGCGCTGGCCTGGATGTGGGGCGGGCTCACCGACGCCGGGCTGGCCGTGCCGGTGGCCGGCTACGCGGCCGCCCTGGCCACCATGGCCGCCACCGCCGCGGCGCACGGCTGGCGGGTCGGCCTCGGCGGCGCTCTCTTCCTCGTTTCCGACCTGCTCATCGCGACCGGCGTGGCCGAGGTGGCCACCCTGCCCGGCCCGCCGATCTGGGTGATGGCGACCTACGCCGCCGGGCAGGCGCTGATCGTCACCGGCTGGGCCGCCCGCGGCACGCCGCATCCGGCGCCGGTCACTCCAGCAGGTGCGCCCGCAGCGACTCGATGA
- a CDS encoding serine hydrolase codes for MTWDDLDARLDRVPGTVSAYAGRLDAAATWTRLPDATHYAASTMKVGVLAALHRAAEAGTLDLDAPVPVRNSFDSALPDTPRFACARHYDNDDAVWERVGGTATLRWLAHRMIVRSSNLATNLVIGHVGLPAVAEVWTLAGARHAVTGRGIEDFAARDAGVTNLVTAADLAALLAALATGATRPGPLASPAGCAAMLDVLFAQEHREDLAAGLPPGTRIAHKNGWVRGVRHGAGVVFPADAPPYAVVVCTTTDLADGGPSGEGAEDDACQLIADVSAAVWAARHDLRSDG; via the coding sequence ATGACCTGGGATGACCTCGACGCCCGGCTGGACCGGGTGCCCGGCACCGTCTCGGCGTACGCCGGCCGGCTCGACGCGGCCGCGACCTGGACCCGGCTGCCCGACGCCACCCACTACGCGGCCAGCACCATGAAGGTCGGCGTGCTCGCCGCCCTGCACCGGGCCGCCGAGGCCGGCACCCTCGACCTGGACGCCCCGGTCCCGGTGCGCAACTCGTTCGACTCGGCGCTGCCGGACACCCCCCGCTTCGCCTGCGCCCGCCACTACGACAACGACGACGCCGTCTGGGAGCGGGTCGGCGGCACCGCCACCCTGCGCTGGCTCGCCCACCGGATGATCGTGCGCTCCAGCAACCTCGCCACCAACCTGGTCATCGGGCACGTCGGCCTGCCCGCCGTCGCCGAGGTCTGGACGCTGGCCGGGGCCCGGCACGCCGTCACCGGCCGCGGCATCGAGGACTTCGCCGCCCGCGACGCCGGCGTCACCAACCTGGTCACCGCCGCCGACCTGGCCGCGCTGCTCGCCGCGCTGGCCACCGGCGCCACCCGGCCCGGCCCGCTGGCCTCCCCCGCCGGCTGCGCCGCCATGCTCGACGTGCTCTTCGCCCAGGAACACCGCGAGGACCTCGCCGCCGGGCTGCCCCCGGGCACCCGGATCGCGCACAAGAACGGCTGGGTCCGCGGGGTGCGCCACGGCGCGGGCGTGGTCTTCCCCGCCGACGCGCCCCCGTACGCGGTGGTCGTCTGCACCACCACCGACCTCGCCGACGGCGGCCCCAGCGGCGAGGGGGCCGAGGACGACGCCTGCCAGCTGATCGCCGACGTCTCCGCCGCCGTCTGGGCCGCCCGCCACGACCTGCGCAGCGACGGATAG
- a CDS encoding class I SAM-dependent methyltransferase has protein sequence MTVAAYDAYADWYEDYVTDTSADYMSRVRQRLGELLGTGPGRCLDVCCGTGVHAAELRRLGWAPVGVDLSTGQLRHARGRLPVSVADAAALPVADAAMPAAVCVLAHTDVPDYAAVVAEVARVLSPGGRFVHLGVHPCFVGAFADRSDPARILIDGGYAERERSFRAWAPHGVRARVGAWHVPLADLLNAVTEAGLTVTRVVESGSGPVPDVFGLAAVKPA, from the coding sequence ATGACGGTCGCCGCATACGACGCCTACGCCGACTGGTACGAGGACTACGTCACCGACACGTCCGCCGACTACATGTCCCGGGTCCGGCAGCGCCTCGGCGAGCTGTTGGGCACCGGCCCCGGCCGCTGCCTGGACGTCTGCTGCGGCACCGGGGTGCACGCGGCCGAGCTGCGCCGGTTGGGCTGGGCCCCGGTCGGCGTCGACCTGTCGACCGGTCAGCTGCGCCACGCCCGGGGCCGGCTGCCGGTGTCGGTGGCCGACGCCGCGGCGCTGCCGGTCGCCGACGCGGCGATGCCGGCGGCGGTGTGTGTGCTCGCGCACACCGACGTGCCCGACTACGCGGCGGTGGTCGCCGAGGTGGCCCGGGTGCTGTCGCCCGGTGGCCGCTTCGTGCACCTGGGCGTGCACCCGTGCTTCGTGGGGGCGTTCGCCGACCGTTCCGACCCGGCCCGGATCCTCATCGACGGCGGGTACGCGGAGCGTGAGCGCAGCTTCCGGGCGTGGGCGCCGCACGGGGTACGGGCCCGGGTCGGCGCCTGGCACGTGCCGCTGGCCGACCTGCTCAACGCCGTGACCGAGGCCGGTCTGACGGTGACCCGGGTGGTGGAGTCCGGCTCGGGTCCGGTGCCGGACGTGTTCGGCCTGGCCGCGGTGAAGCCGGCCTGA
- the typA gene encoding translational GTPase TypA, translating into MQLRTDLRNVAIIAHVDHGKTTLVDAMLRQAGAFSARAEMADRVMDSMDLEREKGITILAKNTGVRYLPADGSDPVTINIIDTPGHADFGGEVERGLTMVDGVVLLVDASEGPLPQTRFVLRKALKARLPIILVINKVDRPDARIKEVVDDTYELFLDLDADEEQIDFPIVYACARDGIASLTQPADGAVPDDSHNLEPLFRTLLDTIPPPAYEQDAPLQAHVTNLDASPFLGRLALCRVRQGTISKGQTVAWCRTDGSTQRVRISELLMTEGLERKPADSAGPGDIIAVAGIPEIMIGETLADAENPQPLPLITVDEPAISMTIGTNTSPLVGRVKGAKVTARMVKDRLDKELVGNVSLRVLPTERPDAWEVQGRGELALAILVEQMRRESYELTVGKPQVVTKEIDGKTCEPVERLTIDAPEEYLGAITQLLASRKGRMEQLVNHGTGWIRMEWLVPARGLIGFRTEFLTETRGTGILHHVFESYEPWFGELRTRNNGSLVADRSGAVTAFAMTNLQERGQLFVEPGTEVYEGMIVGENSRSDDMDVNITKEKKLTNMRSSTADETEKLIPPRKLSLEQALEFCREDECVEVTPAAVRIRKVVLDQTARARAAARRKHAG; encoded by the coding sequence ATGCAGCTTCGCACCGACCTCCGCAACGTCGCCATCATCGCCCACGTCGACCACGGCAAGACGACCCTGGTCGACGCCATGTTGCGGCAGGCCGGCGCGTTCAGCGCCCGGGCCGAGATGGCCGACCGGGTGATGGACTCCATGGACCTGGAACGGGAAAAGGGCATCACCATCCTGGCCAAGAACACCGGCGTGCGCTACCTGCCGGCCGACGGCTCGGACCCGGTCACCATCAACATCATCGACACCCCCGGCCACGCCGACTTCGGCGGCGAGGTGGAGCGCGGCCTGACCATGGTCGACGGCGTGGTGCTGCTGGTCGACGCCAGCGAGGGCCCGCTGCCGCAGACCCGGTTCGTGCTGCGCAAGGCGCTCAAGGCCCGCTTGCCGATCATCCTGGTGATCAACAAGGTGGACCGGCCGGACGCCCGGATCAAGGAGGTCGTGGACGACACCTACGAACTCTTCCTCGACCTGGACGCCGACGAGGAGCAGATCGACTTCCCGATCGTCTACGCCTGCGCCCGCGACGGCATCGCCTCGCTGACCCAGCCCGCCGACGGCGCGGTGCCCGACGACAGCCACAACCTGGAACCGCTGTTCCGCACCCTGCTGGACACCATCCCGCCGCCCGCGTACGAGCAGGACGCGCCGCTGCAGGCGCACGTCACCAACCTCGACGCCTCCCCGTTCCTGGGCCGGCTCGCGCTGTGCCGGGTGCGCCAGGGCACCATCAGCAAGGGCCAGACCGTTGCCTGGTGCCGCACCGACGGCAGCACCCAGCGGGTGCGCATCTCCGAACTGCTGATGACCGAGGGCCTGGAGCGCAAGCCGGCCGACTCGGCCGGGCCGGGCGACATCATCGCCGTCGCCGGCATCCCCGAGATCATGATCGGTGAGACCCTCGCCGACGCGGAGAACCCGCAGCCGCTGCCGCTGATCACCGTCGACGAGCCGGCCATCTCGATGACCATCGGCACCAACACCTCGCCGCTGGTCGGCCGGGTCAAGGGCGCCAAGGTCACCGCCCGGATGGTCAAGGACCGCCTCGACAAGGAACTCGTCGGCAACGTGTCGCTGCGGGTGCTGCCCACCGAGCGTCCGGACGCCTGGGAGGTGCAGGGCCGCGGCGAGCTGGCGCTGGCCATCCTGGTCGAGCAGATGCGCCGCGAGTCCTACGAGCTGACCGTCGGCAAGCCGCAGGTGGTCACCAAGGAGATCGACGGCAAGACCTGCGAGCCGGTCGAGCGGCTGACCATCGACGCCCCCGAGGAGTACCTGGGCGCGATCACCCAGCTGCTGGCCAGCCGCAAGGGCCGGATGGAGCAGCTGGTCAACCACGGCACCGGCTGGATCCGGATGGAGTGGCTGGTACCCGCCCGCGGGCTGATCGGCTTCCGCACCGAGTTCCTCACCGAGACCCGCGGCACCGGCATCCTGCACCACGTCTTCGAGTCCTACGAGCCGTGGTTCGGCGAGCTGCGGACCCGCAACAACGGCTCGCTGGTCGCCGACCGCTCCGGCGCGGTCACCGCCTTCGCGATGACCAACCTGCAGGAGCGCGGCCAGCTCTTCGTCGAGCCGGGCACCGAGGTGTACGAGGGCATGATCGTCGGGGAGAACTCCCGCTCCGACGACATGGACGTCAACATCACCAAGGAGAAGAAGCTCACCAACATGCGCTCGTCCACGGCCGACGAGACCGAGAAGCTGATCCCGCCGCGCAAGCTGTCGCTGGAGCAGGCCCTCGAGTTCTGCCGCGAGGACGAGTGCGTCGAGGTGACCCCGGCCGCGGTCCGCATCCGCAAGGTGGTGCTCGACCAGACCGCCCGCGCCCGGGCCGCCGCCCGCCGCAAGCACGCCGGCTGA
- a CDS encoding DedA family protein, which produces MHDLLTSLQGLPALLIYLVAALIVAAETAVIFGLLVPGEATLLLVGFLAYAGTLRLAPALLVMVGAAVIGDTLAFRAGRRYGSRLRASRLGARVGPHRWRRAETMLGRLGGRGVFTARWVAFARTLVPRLAGAAGMPYRRFAPWNAAGVASWVGGSVLVGYLAGESYETVSRLLGRATGAVLVLLAALVAVVLGGRWLGRNPDPARALLSRAAGLPPVRWLSARYGILFFLLAMRIGPAWTLLINLAAGLLLLFAAGLAIAWLLGAVVRHSGLAVVDGAIAGWIADRRTPGTVDATLAVVSVLRGSVLIVVVAVLAAVLAWRHRPWQADLLSVVGTAGAFMPLVVLAVVTDLTGPGGGAVVFPTQTAVVTASLCTLAWLVSRHARWPVAVAAWTAAAAGVVGLGGARLYLGFSTASGTAGSVLLGVAWTTVFMVAWATRDRAVGTAGQPVDGAEEMSSGPRRPVQPC; this is translated from the coding sequence GTGCACGACCTGCTGACGTCTCTGCAGGGCCTGCCGGCCCTGCTGATCTACCTGGTCGCCGCGCTGATCGTCGCGGCGGAAACCGCCGTGATCTTCGGGCTCCTGGTGCCGGGCGAGGCGACGCTGCTGCTGGTCGGCTTCCTAGCGTACGCGGGGACGTTACGGCTCGCCCCGGCGCTGCTGGTGATGGTGGGCGCCGCCGTGATAGGCGACACACTCGCGTTCCGCGCCGGCCGGCGGTACGGGTCGCGGCTGCGCGCCAGCCGACTCGGCGCCCGGGTCGGCCCGCACCGGTGGCGGCGGGCGGAGACGATGCTCGGCCGGCTCGGCGGGCGGGGGGTGTTCACCGCCCGCTGGGTGGCCTTCGCCCGCACCCTGGTGCCCCGGCTGGCCGGCGCGGCGGGCATGCCGTACCGGCGGTTCGCGCCGTGGAACGCGGCCGGGGTGGCCAGCTGGGTGGGCGGATCGGTGCTGGTCGGCTACCTGGCCGGCGAGTCGTACGAGACGGTCTCCCGGCTGCTCGGCCGGGCCACCGGCGCGGTGCTGGTGCTGCTGGCCGCGCTGGTCGCGGTGGTGCTGGGCGGGCGGTGGCTGGGTCGCAACCCGGACCCGGCCCGGGCGCTGCTGTCCCGGGCCGCCGGGCTGCCGCCGGTGCGCTGGCTCAGCGCCCGGTACGGCATCCTGTTCTTCCTGCTCGCCATGCGGATCGGGCCGGCCTGGACGCTGCTGATCAACCTGGCCGCCGGGCTGCTGCTGCTCTTCGCCGCCGGGCTGGCCATCGCCTGGCTGCTCGGCGCGGTGGTGCGGCACAGCGGGCTGGCCGTCGTCGACGGGGCGATCGCCGGCTGGATCGCCGACCGGCGTACCCCCGGGACGGTCGACGCCACCCTCGCGGTGGTCTCGGTGCTGCGCGGCTCGGTCCTGATCGTGGTGGTGGCGGTGCTGGCCGCGGTGCTGGCCTGGCGGCACCGGCCCTGGCAGGCCGACCTGCTCAGCGTGGTCGGCACGGCCGGCGCGTTCATGCCGCTGGTGGTGCTGGCCGTGGTGACCGATTTGACCGGTCCCGGCGGCGGCGCTGTCGTCTTCCCGACGCAGACCGCGGTGGTGACGGCGAGCCTGTGCACCCTCGCCTGGCTGGTGTCCCGGCACGCCCGCTGGCCGGTGGCGGTGGCCGCCTGGACGGCCGCCGCGGCCGGGGTGGTGGGCCTCGGCGGCGCCCGCCTCTACCTGGGGTTCAGCACCGCCAGCGGCACCGCCGGCTCGGTGCTGCTCGGGGTCGCCTGGACGACCGTGTTCATGGTGGCCTGGGCCACCCGGGACCGGGCGGTGGGCACCGCCGGGCAGCCGGTGGACGGAGCGGAGGAGATGTCGTCCGGGCCCCGCCGGCCGGTCCAGCCCTGCTAG
- a CDS encoding MMPL family transporter gives MSVFTRVARGRLAAWLTVVAALVFGAAVFGLPTPDNPEPVSATGLSVQWQSTQVERLQDQLPSRDVQPAIVVTSRADGGPLTEADRATIGGQAGELGRFAAGGRVSPPQVSPDGTVALVVVPLSTAGGQQDVADRVEQLRAALDDAPEALTVAVTGGPAFTTDLTKVFDGADTTLLAVTATVVALLLLVTYRSPFLWIVPLVVVAATEQLTLRALDTIVPAVGINLPGGAVTGIASVLVFGAATDYALLLIARYREELRREEDRFVAMRAALRRTAEPILASGFTVVLGVLTLLLSEQELNRALAVACATGVVLAMASALFVLPAALVIFGRGLFWPFVPRVGGAVREGRLWGRLGAAVERRPAPVAALAVLLLATLSLGALGIRTGLSETEQFRVKPEAVTGAETLARAFPAGTTQPVAVLTAPAAVPAVTQAAAAVPGVASARPGEAGAEVAQVDVVLDAEPGTAGSDRTIEALRDAVAAVPGSAPPAVDGADPFTGAVVGGTVAATYDSDAANGKDLRLILPIILLLVGAVLVLLLRGLLAPVLLVLTVIASFFASLGAAWLLFDHLLGFPALDSQVLLLAFVFLVALGVDYNIFLVTRAREDARAAGTRAGMRSALRVTGGVITSAGVLLAAVFAVLGVLPLILLTQIGIIVCIGVLLDTLLVRTVLVPALAFLLGDRFWWPGRIKRTEPAPPHPEPVAARR, from the coding sequence ATGTCCGTGTTCACCCGCGTCGCCCGTGGCCGGCTGGCCGCGTGGCTCACCGTGGTCGCCGCGCTCGTCTTCGGCGCGGCCGTCTTCGGGCTGCCCACGCCGGACAACCCCGAACCCGTCTCGGCCACCGGGCTGTCCGTGCAGTGGCAGTCGACCCAGGTCGAACGGCTCCAGGACCAGTTGCCCTCCCGCGACGTGCAGCCGGCGATCGTGGTCACCAGCCGCGCCGACGGCGGCCCGCTCACCGAGGCCGACCGCGCGACGATCGGCGGCCAGGCCGGCGAGCTGGGCCGGTTCGCCGCCGGCGGTCGGGTCAGCCCACCGCAGGTCTCCCCGGACGGCACGGTCGCCCTGGTCGTCGTACCGCTGTCGACCGCCGGCGGGCAGCAGGACGTCGCCGACCGGGTCGAGCAGCTCCGCGCCGCCCTCGACGACGCGCCCGAAGCGCTCACCGTCGCGGTGACCGGCGGGCCCGCCTTCACCACCGACCTGACCAAGGTCTTCGACGGCGCGGACACCACGCTGCTCGCCGTCACCGCCACCGTGGTCGCGCTGCTGCTGCTGGTCACCTACCGCAGCCCGTTCCTGTGGATCGTGCCGCTCGTCGTGGTCGCCGCCACCGAGCAGCTCACCCTGCGCGCCCTGGACACCATCGTCCCGGCGGTCGGCATCAACCTGCCCGGCGGGGCCGTCACCGGCATCGCCAGCGTCCTCGTCTTCGGTGCGGCCACCGACTACGCGCTGCTGCTCATCGCCCGCTACCGGGAGGAACTGCGGCGCGAGGAGGACCGGTTCGTGGCGATGCGCGCCGCCCTGCGCCGCACCGCCGAGCCCATCCTCGCCAGCGGCTTCACCGTCGTGCTCGGCGTGCTCACCCTCCTGCTGTCCGAGCAGGAGCTCAACCGGGCCCTCGCGGTGGCCTGCGCCACCGGCGTCGTCCTCGCCATGGCCTCGGCGCTGTTCGTCCTCCCCGCCGCGCTGGTGATCTTCGGCCGCGGCCTGTTCTGGCCGTTCGTGCCCCGGGTCGGCGGCGCGGTCCGGGAGGGCCGGCTGTGGGGCCGCCTCGGCGCCGCCGTCGAACGCCGCCCCGCGCCGGTCGCGGCGCTCGCCGTGCTGCTGCTTGCCACGCTCTCCCTCGGCGCGCTCGGCATCCGCACCGGCCTGTCGGAGACCGAGCAGTTCCGGGTCAAGCCCGAGGCGGTCACCGGCGCCGAGACCCTCGCCCGGGCCTTCCCCGCCGGCACCACCCAGCCGGTCGCCGTGCTCACCGCACCCGCGGCGGTGCCCGCCGTCACCCAGGCCGCCGCGGCCGTGCCGGGCGTCGCGTCCGCGCGCCCCGGCGAGGCGGGCGCCGAGGTGGCCCAGGTCGACGTGGTGCTCGACGCCGAGCCGGGCACGGCCGGCTCCGACCGGACGATCGAGGCGCTGCGGGACGCGGTCGCCGCGGTGCCCGGCTCCGCGCCGCCCGCCGTCGACGGCGCCGACCCCTTCACCGGGGCGGTGGTCGGCGGCACGGTCGCCGCCACCTACGACTCCGACGCCGCCAACGGCAAGGACCTGCGGCTGATCCTGCCGATCATCCTGCTGCTCGTCGGCGCCGTGCTCGTGCTGTTGCTGCGCGGCCTGCTCGCCCCGGTGCTGCTGGTGCTCACCGTCATCGCGTCGTTCTTCGCCAGCCTGGGCGCGGCGTGGCTGCTCTTCGACCACCTGCTCGGGTTCCCGGCGCTGGACAGTCAGGTGCTGCTGCTGGCCTTCGTGTTCCTGGTGGCGCTCGGGGTGGACTACAACATCTTCCTGGTCACCCGGGCCCGCGAGGACGCCCGCGCCGCCGGCACCCGCGCCGGCATGCGCTCCGCGCTGCGGGTCACCGGCGGGGTGATCACCAGCGCCGGGGTGCTGCTCGCCGCGGTCTTCGCCGTGCTGGGCGTGCTGCCGCTGATCCTGCTCACCCAGATCGGGATCATCGTCTGCATCGGTGTCCTGCTCGACACCCTGCTGGTCCGTACGGTGCTGGTGCCGGCGCTGGCGTTCCTGCTCGGCGACCGGTTCTGGTGGCCGGGCCGGATCAAGCGGACCGAGCCCGCCCCGCCGCACCCCGAGCCGGTCGCCGCCCGGCGGTGA
- a CDS encoding MarR family winged helix-turn-helix transcriptional regulator — MYRPRDTRREWLVAEITAELRRYSSDAQHIGHAFAALHGLNATDLQALIAVMDAELVGQPITPGRLGEQLNLSSGSVTALIDRLERAGHIRRDRDTADRRKVFLHYADRGAELAMDFFRPLGRRTDEVMSGFTDDELAVVHRFMSAMSASMREHRDAVRSTRPAPARRPG, encoded by the coding sequence ATGTACCGGCCGCGGGACACCCGGCGCGAGTGGCTGGTCGCGGAGATCACCGCCGAGCTGCGCCGGTACTCCAGCGACGCGCAGCACATCGGGCACGCCTTCGCGGCGCTGCACGGGCTGAACGCCACCGACCTGCAGGCGCTGATCGCGGTGATGGACGCCGAGCTGGTCGGCCAGCCGATCACTCCCGGGCGCCTCGGCGAGCAGCTCAACCTCTCCTCCGGCTCGGTCACCGCCCTGATCGACCGGCTGGAACGGGCCGGGCACATCCGCCGCGACCGGGACACCGCCGACCGGCGGAAGGTCTTCCTGCACTACGCCGACCGGGGCGCCGAGCTGGCGATGGACTTCTTCCGGCCGCTCGGGCGGCGTACCGACGAGGTGATGTCCGGGTTCACCGACGACGAACTGGCGGTGGTGCACCGGTTCATGTCGGCGATGAGCGCCTCCATGCGCGAACACCGGGACGCCGTCCGCTCGACCCGCCCCGCCCCGGCCCGCCGCCCGGGCTGA